One window of Equus caballus isolate H_3958 breed thoroughbred chromosome 3, TB-T2T, whole genome shotgun sequence genomic DNA carries:
- the LOC100146535 gene encoding olfactory receptor 7A10-like, translating to MESGNNTQISGFLLLGFSERPELQLLIFGLFLTMYLITVCGNLLIILSVTSDSLLHTPMYFFLCNLSFVDICFTSTTIPKMLRNIQTQSKVITYEGCITQIYFLILFAVLDIFLLTVMAYDRFVAICHPLHYTIIMNHRLCGLMILVSWIVCILNSLLQSLTALRLSFCTNLEIPHFFCELNQVVQLASSDTFLNNVVMYFAAILLGGGPFAGILYSYSKIVSCIRGISSAQGKYKAFSNCVSHLSLVSLYYCTVLGVYLSSAATHSSHSSAIASVMYTVVTPMLNPFIYSLRNKDIKRALKLFFVKETTKLSQH from the coding sequence ATGGAATCAGGCAATAATACACAAatttcaggatttcttcttctgggattttcagaGAGACCAGAATTGCAGCTCCTCATATTTGGGCTTTTCCTCACTATGTATCTGATTACTGTGTGTGGAAATCTGCTCATCATCTTGTCTGTCACTTCGGACTCcctcctccacacacccatgtacttcttcctctgcaACCTGTCCTTCGTAGATATCTGcttcacctccaccaccatcccgAAGATGCTGCGGAACATCCAGACACAAAGCAAAGTCATAACCTATGAGGGCTGCATCACACAGATCTATTTTCTCATACTCTTTGCAGTGTTGGACATCTTTCTCCTAAcagtgatggcctatgaccggtttgtggccatctgccacccccTGCACTACACAATCATCATGAACCACCGGCTCTGTGGACTGATGATTCTGGTGTCCTGGATCGTGTGTATCCTGAATTCCTTATTACAAAGCTTAACAGCATTGCGGCTTTCCTTCTGTACCAACTTGGAAAtcccccactttttctgtgaacttaaTCAGGTGGTCCAACTTGCCTCTTCTGACACCTTTCTTAACAACGTGGTGATGTATTTTGCAGCCATCCTGCTGGGTGGGGGTCCTTTTGCTGGTATCCTTTACTCTTACTCCAAGATAGTTTCCTGCATACGTGGAATCTCGTCAGCTCAGGGGAAGTACAAAGCCTTTTCCAACTGTGTGTCTCACCTCTCTCTTGTCTCTTTATATTATTGTACAGTCCTAGGAGtgtacctcagctctgctgccacccacagctcacactccagtgcaatagcctcagtgatgtacactgtggtcacacccatgctgaaccccttcatctacagcctgaggaacaaagacataaagagggCTCTGAAATTATTCTTTGTGAAGGAAACTACAAAATTGTCCCAGCACTGA